CACAGACTATGAAGATTTAAACTTTGATTCCTATATAATCCCCACATCCGACCTCGCACCAGGCCAAATCCGTTTACTAGAAGTAGATAACCGAGTGGTTCTACCCATAGAACTTACCGTCCGTATGTTAATTTCATCAGAAGATGTATTACACTCTTGAGCCGTCCCCTCCTTAGGCTTAAAAACAGACGCTATTCCAGGACGCCTAAATCAAACAACCCTACTATCTACACGACCTGGTCTATATTACGGACAATGTTCCGAAATCTGCGGATCTAACCACAGTTTTATACCCATTGTACTTGAAATAGTCCCACTAAAACATTTTGAAAAATGATCATCATCCATACTGTAAATTCATCAAGAAGCTACTGCAGCGTTAACCTTTTAAGTTGAAGATCGAAAGCCCCACCCTTTCCTTGATGACATGCCTCAGTTAGATACTTCTACATGATTTATCACAATTTTATCAATAATTATC
The nucleotide sequence above comes from Saccopteryx leptura mitochondrion, complete genome. Encoded proteins:
- a CDS encoding cytochrome c oxidase subunit II, whose translation is MAYPFQTGFQDATSPIMEELLHFHDHTLMIVFLISSLVLYIISIMLTTKLTHTSTMDAQEVETIWTILPAIILIMIALPSLRILYMMDEINNPSITVKTMGHQWYWSYEYTDYEDLNFDSYMIPTSDLAPGQIRLLEVDNRVVLPMELTVRMLISSEDVLHSWAVPSLGLKTDAIPGRLNQTTLLSTRPGLYYGQCSEICGSNHSFMPIVLEMVPLKHFEKWSSSML